One window of Opisthocomus hoazin isolate bOpiHoa1 chromosome 15, bOpiHoa1.hap1, whole genome shotgun sequence genomic DNA carries:
- the GPRC5B gene encoding G-protein coupled receptor family C group 5 member B, which translates to MKTYPAIGFFLLFVISYGSSENSSTSRGCGLDLLPQYVYLCDLDAIWGIVVEAVAGAGVLTTLLLMLILLVRLPFIKDKEKKSPLGMHFLFLFGTLGLFGLTFAFIIQEDETVCSTRRFLWGVIFALCFSCLLAQAWRLRRLVQHGKSPPGWHLAGVAICLMLVQVIIATEWLILTIVRDNKLACSYEPMDFAMALIYVMFLMVFTMGFSLFTLCGKFKKWKKNGVCLIITLFFSVLIWVAWMTMYLFGNAELKRRDKWSDPTLAIALVSSGWVFVIFHAIPEVHCTILPSQQENTPNYFDTSQPRMRETAFEEDIQLPRSYMENKAFSMDEHNAALRTAGFRNGSLGSRPSAPFRSNVYQPTEMAVVLNGGTIPTAPPSYTGRHLW; encoded by the exons atgaaaacctaCCCAGCCAttggtttcttcctcctcttcgtGATCAGCTATGGCTCTTCTGAAAACTCAAGTACGTCTAGAGGGTGCGGACTGGATCTCCTCCCTCAGTACGTGTACCTGTGTGACCTGGATGCCATTTGGGGAATAGTCGTGGAGGCAGTGGCAGGGGCAGGTGTGCTGACCACGTTGCTGCTGATGCTGATCTTGCTGGTGAGGCTGCCCTTCATCAAGGACAAGGAGAAGAAGAGTCCCCTGGGAatgcatttcctctttctttttgggACTCTCGGACTGTTTGGGCTGACGTTTGCTTTCATCATACAAGAAGATGAAACGGTGTGCTCCACCCGAAGATTTCTGTGGGGAGTTATCTTTGCTTTGTGCTTCTCATGCTTGCTAGCTCAAGCCTGGAGACTTCGCAGACTAGTTCAGCATGGGAAGAGTCCACCTGGCTGGCATCTAGCTGGTGTGGCAATCTGCCTCATGCTCGTTCAGGTCATCATTGCAACCGAGTGGTTAATACTGACAATTGTCAGAGATAACAAGTTGGCCTGCAGCTACGAACCAATGGATTTTGCTATGGCTTTGATTTATGTTATGTTCCTGATGGTATTTACCATGGGATTTTCTCTTTTCACTCTCTGTGGGAAGtttaagaaatggaagaaaaatggagTATGCCTCatcataacactttttttttccgtTCTGATTTGGGTAGCCTGGATGACTATGTACCTCTTTGGTAATGCTGAGCTAAAGAGAAGAGACAAATGGAGTGATCCCACTCTTGCTATTGCACTGGTGTCCAGTGGTTGggtgtttgttatttttcatGCCATCCCAGAGGTCCACTGTACCATCCTTCCATCGCAGCAGGAAAACACTCCCAATTATTTTGATACTTCGCAGCCCAGGATGCGTGAAACTGCTTTTGAGGAAGATATACAGCTTCCTCGGAGCTACATGGAAAATAAAGCCTTTTCAATGGATGAGCATAATGCAG CACTAAGAACGGCAGGATTTCGAAACGGCAGTTTGGGAAGCCGACCTAGCGCTCCTTTTAGAAGCAATGTTTATCAGCCAACTGAGATGGCAGTTGTGCTAAATGGTGGGACT